The following coding sequences lie in one Cannabis sativa cultivar Pink pepper isolate KNU-18-1 chromosome 5, ASM2916894v1, whole genome shotgun sequence genomic window:
- the LOC115717346 gene encoding probable thimet oligopeptidase has product MSETQRNDEKMSKHKRDRNLLAFTGGAALLALAVNLGIAAFNSHKQRKKKKDLPGSSFRVNLSASEILKLADRIIAKSKEVHDFVASVALEKVTYTNVISPLAELEAQQFPLVQSCVLPKLLSLSDDICKASAEAERRIDAHVLTCRKREDVYRVVRAFVSKGEWINAEAKRYTLCLVKDFERNGLNLTSTKREEMQRLRTQIDDLSFQYIQNLNDDNSFLSFSETELAGLPPEFLKTLNKAGNGKFKVSLRNHHVAAVLELCKVGKTRNMIAVAYGKRCGDVNLPVLEDLVQLRHKFARILGYSNFADYAVDLRMAKTPSKVFEFLEDISSSLTDLASKELQMLKDLKRKEEGDLPFGIEDLLYYVKKVQQEEFDLDFGALKQYFPVTLVLPGIFKIVQDLFGLRFEEIEDSEIWHPDVRVFSVFDSSSSELMGYFYLDMYKREGKYNHTCVVGLQNGALSSSSIRQIPVVLLISQFPKEVDGHPGLLRFSEVVNFFHEFGHVVQYVCNRASFARFSGLGYDPDFVEVPAQVLENWCYESSSLKLISGFYQDITRPIEDEICKTLKRWRYSFSALKLKQEILYCLFDQIIHSADNVDIVELFKHLHPKILLGLPVLEGTNPASRFPCSVIGYESACYSHIWSEVFAADIFSSKFHNNISNQYVGMQFRNKALAPGGAKEPIEVLSDFLGREPSIRAFVDAKADYSL; this is encoded by the exons ATGTCGGAAACTCAAAGAAACGATGAGAAAATGTCCAAACACAAGCGAGATAGAAACTTACTCGCTTTCACTGGAGGAGCTGCTCTCCTTGCTCTAGCAGTGAATCTCGGTATTGCCGCTTTCAACTCTCATAAGCAAAGGAAAAAGAAGAAAG ATCTTCCTGGCTCCAGTTTTCGTGTTAATTTATCGGCGTCTGAGATTCTCAAATTGGCGGATCGAATCATTGCTAAGTCAAAGGAGGTTCACGATTTCGTGGCCTCGGTTGCTCttgagaag GTCACATATACGAATGTGATATCGCCTCTTGCAGAATTAGAAGCGCAACAGTTTCCGTTGGTCCAATCTTGTGTTCTTCCCAAGCTATTATCTTTGTCCGATGATATTTGCAAAGCTAGTGCTGAAGCAGAGCGGAGAATAGATGCCCATGTCCTCACGTGCAG AAAACGTGAAGATGTATATCGTGTAGTCAGAGCTTTTGTGTCCAAGGGAGAATGGATAAATGCTGAAGCAAAGCGCTATACCCTTTGCCTG GTGAAAGACTTTGAACGTAATGGGTTGAATCTTACTTCAACCAAAAGAGAGGAAATGCAGCGGTTGAGGACACAAATCGATGATCTTAGCTTCCAATATATTCAAAATCTGAATGATGACAATTCCTTTCTTTCCTTTAGTGAGACCGAGCTTGCTGGTTTACCACCAGAATTTCTTAAG ACCTTAAACAAAGCTGGAAATGGTAAATTCAAGGTATCTCTGAGAAATCATCATGTTGCAGCTGTATTGGAACTTTGTAAG GTGGGAAAAACAAGAAATATGATAGCAGTGGCATATGGAAAGAGGTGCGGGGACGTCAATCTTCCTGTCTTAGAAGATCTG GTTCAACTACGCCATAAGTTTGCTCGAATACTTGGTTATTCGAACTTTGCTGACTATGCTGTTGATCTTCGAATGGCAAAGACACCATCAAAG GTATTTGAATTCTTAGAGGACATTTCAAGTAGTTTGACAGATTTGGCCTCTAAAGAACTTCAGATGTTGAAGGACTTAAAG AGGAAAGAGGAAGGAGATCTTCCATTTGGGATTGAGGATTTACTTTACTATGTCAAGAAGGTCCAACAGGAAGAATTTGATTTGGATTTTGGGGCTCTTAAGCAATACTTTCCTGTTACTTTGGTTTTGCCTGGGATTTTCAAAATAGTCCAAGACCTATTTG GTTTAAGGTTTGAGGAAATTGAAGATTCTGAAATTTGGCATCCTGATGTTCGTGTATTTTCAGTTTTTGATTCAAGCTCAAGTGAACTTATGGGTTATTTCTACCTTGATATGTACAAAAG GGAAGGAAAATACAATCACACTTGTGTTGTGGGTCTTCAAAATGGTGCATTATCATCCAGCAGTATACGCCAG ATCCCGGTGGTGTTACTAATATCTCAATTTCCAAAGGAAGTGGATGGACACCCTGGGTTGTTACGATTCTCTGAAGTGGTTAATTTTTTCCATGAGTTTGGCCATGTG GTTCAATATGTATGCAATCGTGCATCTTTTGCAAGATTTTCTGGACTGGGTTATGATCCAGACTTTGTCGAGGTGCCTGCTCAGGTTCTAGAGAACTG GTGTTATGAGAGTTCTTCCCTTAAGTTGATATCTGGCTTTTATCAG GACATAACAAGACCTATTGAGGATGAAATTTGTAAGACGCTTAAAAGATGGCGCTATTCATTTTCTGCGCTCAAATTAAAGCAAGAAATTCTTTATT GTCTTTTTGATCAAATTATACATTCTGCGGACAATGTTGACATTGTTGAGTTATTTAAGCATCTTCATCCAAAG ATTTTGTTAGGTTTGCCAGTTTTGGAAGGGACAAATCCAGCCTCTCGTTTCCCTTGTAGTGTTATTGGTTATGAATCTGCTTGTTACAGTCATATATGGAGTGAG GTGTTTGCTGCTGATATCTTTTCATCAAAGTTTCACAATAATATTTCGAACCAGTACGTTGGCATGCAGTTCAGGAACAAG GCACTGGCTCCTGGAGGAGCTAAGGAACCCATTGAAGTTCTGTCAGATTTTCTTGGAAGAGAACCATCAATCCGAGCTTTTGTCGACGCCAAAGCTGATTATAGTTTGTGA
- the LOC115716375 gene encoding serine/threonine protein phosphatase 2A 57 kDa regulatory subunit B' theta isoform: MLKQILSKLPRKSSKSNERHENGGNYATYFNNASSTNSRSSELEESNKSRTSVISLPTGTNYASEVEQNHHGNKNGGFANSKQNGIAVSSSYEALPAFRDVPSSEKQSLMIKKLNLCCVVFDFTDPTKHLKEKEIKQLTLLELVDYLTSANDKFSETVMQEGIKMVSINLFRTFNPQPRENKVGEGFDLDEEEPSMDPAWSHLQIVYEFFVRFVASSYIDAKLAKRYVDHSFILQLLELFDSEDFREREYLKTILHRIYGKFMVHRPFIRKAINNIFYRFIFETEKHNGITELLEILGSIVNGFAIPLKEEHKLFLVRALIPLHKPKSLVMYHQQLSYCITQFVEKDCKLADIVIRGLLKYWPITNTSKEVMFLAELEEVLEATHPPEFQRCMVPLFRQIARCLNSSHFQVAERALFLWNNDHIENLIKQNINVILPIIFPALENNARNHWNQAVHSLTLNVRKIFHDLDPELFEECLHKFNEDESKKEEIKARREATWKRLEELAVKNFTSNELVLVSREAPHHATT, translated from the exons aTGTTAAAACAGATTCTGAGTAAGCTTCCCCGGAAGTCTTCTAAGAGCAATGAAAGACATGAAAATGGTGGAAACTATGCTACTTATTTTAATAATGCTTCTTCTACTAATTCAAGAAGTAGTGAGTTAGAAGAGAGTAACAAGTCTAGAACTTCAGTTATTTCTTTACCTACTGGTACCAATTATGCTTCAGAAGTGGAGCAAAATCATCATGGTAACAAAAATGGTGGATTTGCGAATTCGAAGCAGAATGGTATTGCAGTGTCTTCTTCTTATGAAGCATTGCCTGCATTTAGGGATGTTCCAAGTTCTGAGAAGCAAAGCTTAATGATAAAGAAGTTGAAtttgtgttgtgttgtgtttGATTTCACTGATCCAACAAAGCACCTtaaagagaaagagatcaaACAGTTGACATTGTTGGAGTTAGTGGATTACTTGACTTCTGCAAATGATAAGTTTTCTGAAACTGTTATGCAAGAGGGTATTAAAATGGTGTCCATAAACTTATTTAGAACCTTCAATCCACAACCGCGCGAGAACAAAGTTGGAGAAGGGTTTGATTTGGATGAGGAGGAACCTTCCATGGATCCAGCATGGTCTCACTTACAAATTGTGTATGAGTTTTTTGTAAGATTTGTTGCATCATCTTATATCGATGCGAAACTAGCTAAAAGATATGTTGATCACTCTTTTATTCTTCAGTTGCTTGAGCTTTTTGACTCTGAAGATTTTAGAGAAAGGGAGTATCTGAAAACCATTTTGCACCGAATTTATGGGAAGTTTATGGTTCATCGTCCATTCATTAGGAAGGCGATTAACAACATTTTTTATCGTTTTATCTTTGAGACAGAGAAGCATAATGGTATCACTGAACTTCTAGAAATTTTGGGCAGCATTGTAAATGGATTTGCTATACCATTGAAAGAAGAACACAAGTTGTTTCTTGTCCGGGCACTTATTCCTCTGCACAAACCGAAATCCTTGGTAATGTACCACCAACAACTATCTTACTGCATCACACAATTTGTGGAAAAGGATTGTAAGCTTGCTGATATAGTCATAAGAGGCTTATTGAAGTACTGGCCAATAACCAATACTTCCAAGGAAGTGATGTTCTTAGCTGAATTAGAGGAAGTTTTAGAAGCAACTCATCCGCCAGAGTTCCAGCGATGTATGGTGCCTTTGTTTCGCCAGATTGCTCGTTGTTTAAACAGTTCTCACTTTCAG GTCGCGGAGAGAGCATTGTTTTTGTGGAACAACGATCACATTGAGAACTTGATCAAACAAAATATCAATGTCATTCTACCAATAATCTTCCCTGCCTTGGAAAATAATGCTAGAAATCATTGGAACCAAGCTGTTCATAGCTTGACCTTAAATGTTCGTAAGATTTTCCACGATCTTGATCCCGAGCTGTTTGAAGAGTGCTTACACAAGTTTAATGAAGACGAGTCAAAAAAAGAAGAGATTAAAGCAAGGCGAGAAGCCACGTGGAAACGCTTAGAAGAGCTCGCCGTGAAGAACTTCACAAGTAACGAGCTAGTGCTCGTTTCACGGGAAGCTCCTCATCATGCTACAACCTAG
- the LOC115717300 gene encoding UDP-galactose/UDP-glucose transporter 7 produces MENRSDPESSQFLSLFAALSYGVASMAMVFINKAILMQYSYSMTLLTVQQLATAALIYSGRRSGYTKAKGLEMSTAKKLLPVSLFYNANVAFALASLKGVNIPMYIAIKRLTPLAVLIAGFFSGKGRPTTQVILSVLLTAAGVVIAALGDFSFDLFGYSMAFISVFFQTMYLVLVEKSGAEDGLSSVEIMFYNSFLSIPFLLFLIIATGEFPNSISILLAKSNSFYFLVILILSLVMGIALNFTMFLCTIVNSALTTTIVGVLKGVGSTTLGFVLLGGVQVHGLNVTGLVINTAGGVWYSYAKYQQKKNKPPKPLSDLEAHRK; encoded by the exons ATGGAGAATCGTAGTGATCCGGAATCTAGTCAGTTTTTGag TTTGTTTGCTGCTTTGTCATATGGGGTTGCTTCCATGGCCATGGTCTTTATCAACAAAGCCATTCTTATGCAATATTCATATTCAATGACACTTCTCACTGTGCAG CAATTGGCCACTGCGGCTCTTATATACTCTGGTCGAAGATCAGGGTATACAAAAGCTAAAGGATTAGAGATGTCAACTGCCAAGAAGCTTCTTCCAGTGTCATTATTCTATAATGCTAATGTGGCATTTGCCTTGGCAAGCTTGAAGGGAGTTAATATTCCTATGTACATTGCTATAAAGAGACTCACACCACTCGCGGTTTTGATTGCCGGGTTCTTCTCAGGAAAGGGAAGACCTACAACACAA GTCATCCTTTCAGTACTTCTTACTGCGGCTGGGGTTGTCATAGCTGCATTGGGAGACTTTTCCTTTGACCTTTTCGGATATAGCATGGCCTTTATATCTGTGTTTTTTCAG ACTATGTACCTTGTGTTGGTGGAGAAGTCTGGTGCAGAAGAtgggctatcatcagttgagatcATGTTTTATAACAGCTTTTTGTCTATTCCATTCTTGTTGTTCCTCATCATAGCTACAGGAGAATTCCCGAATTCTATATCGATACTACTTGCAAAG agtaattcattttattttttggtgaTACTTATTCTTTCATTGGTGATGGGCATTGCTCTCAACTTCACCATGTTTCTATGTACCATAGTCAACTCAGCTCTAACGACAACCATTGTAGGAGTCCTCAAAGGGGTCGGGTCCACG ACCCTTGGCTTTGTCCTACTTGGAGGGGTTCAAGTGCATGGCTTGAATGTGACTGGTTTAGTCATCAACACCGCTGGCGGGGTATGGTATTCATATGCCAAATATCAGCAAAAGAAGAACAAACCACCGAAGCCGCTGTCAGATCTCGAGGCTCATCGCAAATAA